One Mycolicibacterium crocinum DNA window includes the following coding sequences:
- a CDS encoding GntR family transcriptional regulator has protein sequence MKTEPAYQVLRQRLRDEIAAGAYPEGVRLPTESELVAEHGLSRQTVRRAFQDLVAEGVVYRVPGRGTYANRGYLRQLGSIEDLMSLSEDTTMEVLQGLSRRVDVSAASRLRLEHDVVYTVVFRRLHDGMPFVVTTVHLPESVARLVFDSAELADGAVGTNTVIGVLEPHLDQPIAEAAQSITVAPADEQVADALGCAIDHPMLRVDRLYSDTTGTPVELSVSHFLPEQYTYRVTLRRSS, from the coding sequence ATGAAAACCGAGCCCGCGTATCAGGTTCTGCGGCAACGGCTTCGCGACGAGATCGCGGCCGGGGCCTACCCCGAGGGGGTCCGGTTGCCGACGGAGTCGGAGCTGGTGGCCGAGCATGGGCTGTCCCGGCAGACGGTGCGCCGGGCGTTTCAGGATCTGGTGGCCGAGGGAGTCGTCTACCGGGTGCCGGGTCGCGGGACTTACGCCAATCGCGGGTACTTGAGGCAGCTGGGTTCGATCGAGGACCTGATGAGCCTGTCCGAGGACACGACGATGGAAGTCCTGCAGGGCCTTTCGCGCCGGGTCGACGTGTCGGCCGCCAGCAGGCTGCGGCTGGAGCACGACGTGGTGTACACCGTGGTGTTCCGGCGGCTGCACGACGGCATGCCGTTCGTGGTGACCACCGTGCACCTGCCGGAGTCGGTCGCGCGCCTGGTGTTCGACTCCGCGGAGTTGGCCGACGGCGCGGTCGGCACCAACACCGTGATCGGTGTCCTGGAGCCGCACCTCGACCAGCCGATTGCCGAAGCGGCACAATCGATCACCGTCGCGCCCGCCGACGAGCAGGTCGCCGACGCGCTGGGCTGCGCCATCGACCACCCGATGCTGAGGGTGGACCGGCTCTACTCCGATACCACCGGCACCCCGGTCGAGTTGTCGGTCAGTCACTTCCTGCCCGAGCAGTACACCTACCGGGTGACGCTGCGGCGCTCGAGCTAG
- a CDS encoding acyl-CoA dehydrogenase family protein translates to MSTALNDEEMMLVETVRAFIDRDVKPSVREVEHANTYPEAWIEQMKQLGIYGLAISEQYGGNPVSMPCYVEVTQELARGWMSLAGAMGGHTVVAKLLEIFGTEEQKRTYLPKLATGEVRATMALTEPGGGSDLQNMACVARRDGDDLVINGSKTWITNARRSGLIALLCKTDPQATPRHKGISVVLVESPIAGLTVSRDLPKLGYKGVESCELSFDDCRVPASAILGGEPGRGFGQMMKGLETGRIQVASRALGVATAALEDALAYAQDRESFGQPIWKHQAVGNYLADMATKLTAARQLTRYAAERYDSGDRCDMEAGMAKLFASEVAMEIALNAVRIHGGYGYSTEYDVERYFRDAPLMIVGEGTNEIQRNVIAGQLVARGGI, encoded by the coding sequence GTGAGCACTGCACTCAACGACGAAGAAATGATGCTGGTGGAGACCGTGCGGGCGTTCATCGACCGCGACGTCAAGCCGTCGGTTCGCGAGGTCGAGCACGCCAACACCTACCCCGAGGCGTGGATCGAGCAGATGAAGCAGCTCGGCATCTACGGCCTGGCGATCAGCGAGCAGTACGGCGGCAACCCGGTGTCGATGCCCTGCTACGTCGAGGTCACCCAGGAACTCGCTCGCGGCTGGATGAGCCTGGCCGGCGCGATGGGCGGGCACACCGTGGTGGCCAAGCTGCTGGAGATCTTCGGCACCGAGGAGCAGAAGCGGACGTACCTGCCGAAGCTGGCCACCGGCGAGGTGCGCGCGACGATGGCACTGACCGAGCCCGGCGGCGGTTCGGATCTGCAGAACATGGCGTGCGTCGCCCGCCGTGACGGTGACGACCTCGTCATCAACGGGTCCAAGACCTGGATCACCAACGCCCGCCGGTCCGGCCTGATCGCGCTGCTGTGCAAGACCGATCCGCAGGCCACGCCCCGCCACAAGGGCATCTCGGTGGTGCTCGTCGAATCCCCGATCGCCGGCCTGACGGTGTCGCGCGATCTGCCGAAGCTCGGCTACAAGGGTGTCGAGTCCTGTGAGCTCTCGTTCGACGACTGCCGGGTGCCCGCCTCGGCGATCCTCGGTGGCGAGCCCGGCCGCGGATTCGGCCAGATGATGAAAGGCCTTGAGACCGGCCGCATTCAGGTGGCCTCCCGAGCGCTTGGCGTTGCGACGGCAGCCCTCGAAGACGCGCTGGCCTATGCCCAGGACCGGGAGAGCTTCGGCCAGCCGATCTGGAAGCATCAGGCCGTCGGCAATTACCTGGCCGATATGGCCACCAAGCTCACCGCCGCCCGCCAGTTGACCCGCTACGCCGCCGAGCGCTACGACAGCGGCGACCGCTGTGACATGGAGGCCGGGATGGCCAAGCTGTTCGCCTCCGAGGTGGCGATGGAGATCGCGCTCAACGCGGTGCGAATCCATGGCGGCTACGGGTACTCCACCGAATACGACGTCGAGCGCTATTTCCGCGATGCACCGCTGATGATCGTCGGCGAGGGCACCAATGAGATCCAGCGCAATGTCATCGCCGGTCAACTCGTCGCGCGGGGCGGCATCTAG
- a CDS encoding CoA transferase: MCSRSAVWAKIGDVLSRAQAVAGELTDLLGVQVDADAVVAGRAALLGLHPQGRISAGGATRLMPTRDGWWALTLSRADDIEAVPALIEADAVPTDPWPAVKEWAATRGGEDVVERAALLGLPAARLGETAPAAPIVRRSGRRTEARPATGLLVADLSSMWAGPLCGQLLAAAGATVVKVESPARPDGTRTGDQRFYDWMNHGKLSYTVDFDSNRIAALLAVADVVIEGSRPGVLARRGLSPETLVGPDGRIWLRITGHGPDSPRVAFGDDAAVAGGLVDTSPSGPVFRGDAIADPLTGLEAALAVAHSLQRGGGETIEVAMAAVAATYAALPAETPIPSSPPQITAAASALGADNATVEALVQQRSSVAC, encoded by the coding sequence ATGTGTTCAAGAAGTGCAGTCTGGGCGAAGATAGGGGACGTGCTGTCCCGCGCTCAGGCCGTTGCCGGCGAGCTCACCGACCTGCTCGGTGTCCAGGTGGACGCCGACGCCGTCGTGGCCGGGCGGGCCGCGCTGCTCGGCCTGCACCCGCAGGGACGCATCTCGGCGGGCGGCGCGACCCGGCTGATGCCCACGCGCGACGGCTGGTGGGCGCTCACGCTCTCTCGCGCCGACGACATCGAGGCTGTACCCGCACTGATCGAAGCCGACGCCGTGCCCACCGACCCGTGGCCCGCGGTCAAGGAGTGGGCGGCCACGCGTGGTGGCGAGGACGTCGTCGAGCGGGCGGCGCTGCTGGGTCTGCCTGCCGCACGGCTCGGGGAGACGGCGCCCGCGGCGCCGATCGTGCGGAGGTCGGGGCGGCGCACCGAAGCTCGACCCGCTACCGGCCTGCTGGTCGCCGACCTGTCGTCGATGTGGGCAGGCCCGCTGTGCGGCCAACTCCTCGCGGCCGCGGGCGCGACCGTCGTCAAGGTGGAAAGCCCGGCCCGCCCCGACGGCACCAGGACCGGCGACCAGAGGTTCTACGACTGGATGAATCACGGAAAGCTGTCGTACACCGTCGATTTCGACAGCAACCGCATTGCCGCATTGCTGGCGGTCGCTGACGTGGTGATCGAAGGTTCGCGACCCGGCGTCCTGGCGCGGCGGGGTCTGAGTCCCGAAACGCTGGTCGGCCCGGACGGCCGAATCTGGCTCCGCATCACCGGCCACGGACCGGACTCGCCTCGCGTGGCCTTCGGCGACGACGCGGCTGTCGCGGGTGGACTGGTCGACACCAGCCCCAGCGGGCCGGTGTTCCGCGGGGACGCCATCGCCGATCCCCTTACCGGTCTGGAGGCCGCACTCGCCGTGGCGCATTCGCTGCAGCGTGGTGGCGGCGAGACCATTGAGGTGGCAATGGCCGCCGTCGCCGCGACGTACGCGGCGCTGCCCGCCGAGACACCCATACCGTCGTCACCGCCGCAGATCACTGCAGCGGCTTCGGCGCTGGGCGCCGACAATGCCACTGTGGAAGCGCTCGTCCAACAGCGGAGCTCGGTCGCATGTTGA
- a CDS encoding acyl-CoA dehydrogenase family protein gives MATLTTEQRDLAEAVTDLMAKRSPEAEVRRLMATDTGYDPGVWAELAAMGLLGLAIPEQFGGAGAGAVEVGLVMEAMGRALLCAPYLSTAVLTTGLLAALGDSAEQADVLPRIAAGELITTVAFAEAGSARPPLSPATTARADGSEWRLSGTKTYVLDSAVAERMYVLAGEGVFAVDAGAPGLDVSLLSTVDQTRKLGRVVFDDTPARLVGAEGAGAAAMDQALDRASVALLGEQAGGTMCATRMAADYAKTRFQFGRAIGSFQAIKHMCADMLLEAESAVSAARHVAAAFDADDAARFTDLAVAQAYCSEAFVTVAANNIQVHGGIGFTWEHPAHLYLRRARTDAQLFGEPAWHRERYLRLREAQR, from the coding sequence ATGGCGACGCTGACCACCGAGCAGCGAGATCTGGCCGAAGCGGTGACGGACCTGATGGCCAAACGGTCCCCGGAGGCCGAGGTGCGACGGCTGATGGCCACGGACACCGGGTATGACCCTGGCGTCTGGGCCGAGCTCGCCGCGATGGGCCTGTTGGGGTTGGCGATACCTGAGCAGTTCGGCGGCGCCGGCGCAGGCGCCGTCGAGGTGGGCCTGGTCATGGAGGCCATGGGACGCGCTCTGCTGTGCGCCCCATACCTGTCCACCGCGGTGCTGACCACGGGATTACTTGCCGCACTTGGCGATTCGGCCGAGCAGGCCGATGTCCTGCCGCGCATCGCCGCGGGTGAGCTGATCACCACGGTGGCGTTCGCCGAGGCAGGGTCGGCGCGACCTCCCCTGAGCCCGGCCACGACGGCCCGCGCCGACGGCAGCGAATGGCGGCTGTCGGGCACCAAGACCTACGTGCTGGATTCTGCTGTCGCCGAACGCATGTACGTGCTCGCCGGGGAGGGGGTGTTCGCGGTCGACGCCGGCGCGCCGGGCCTCGACGTCAGCCTGTTGTCGACGGTGGACCAGACTCGCAAGCTGGGCCGCGTGGTGTTCGACGACACCCCGGCCCGCTTGGTGGGTGCCGAGGGTGCTGGTGCAGCAGCGATGGACCAGGCGCTGGATCGTGCATCGGTGGCGCTCCTGGGCGAACAGGCCGGCGGCACGATGTGCGCGACGCGGATGGCCGCCGACTACGCCAAGACCCGGTTCCAGTTCGGGCGGGCGATCGGCAGCTTCCAGGCGATCAAGCACATGTGCGCGGACATGCTGCTCGAGGCCGAGTCGGCGGTGTCGGCCGCCCGCCATGTTGCCGCCGCGTTCGACGCCGACGATGCCGCGCGGTTCACGGATTTGGCTGTGGCACAGGCATATTGCTCGGAGGCGTTCGTCACGGTGGCGGCGAACAACATTCAGGTGCACGGCGGCATCGGATTCACCTGGGAGCACCCCGCCCACCTGTATCTGCGCCGGGCACGGACCGACGCCCAGCTGTTCGGCGAACCGGCCTGGCACCGGGAACGCTACCTGCGACTGCGGGAGGCGCAGCGATGA
- a CDS encoding MaoC family dehydratase produces the protein MTLYGHIGGGEAGGPYFDDLVVGQVFDWAPSMTLTSGAAATHQAILGDRLRLSLDAGLAYAVVGAGAPLAHPALVCDVAIGQSTLATQRVKANLFYRGLTFYRYPVIGDSLFTRTEVVGLRQNTAKPGRAPTGLAALRMTTIDQVGRLVLDFYRCAMLPLSPDAPDTGHEDDLSLIGADLPAAPQPTADWNAVAFRERVPGPHFYPDMVGSVLRSTGDVVSSAPELARLSLNIAATHHDSRVGGQRLVYGGHTIGLALAQASRLLPNLATVLGWASCDHTGPVHEGDTLYSELHIEAAEPLPDDRGGVLTLRSVVYAVADEGDDRPVLDWRFSALHF, from the coding sequence GTGACTTTGTACGGCCATATTGGCGGTGGCGAGGCTGGCGGCCCGTACTTCGACGACCTGGTTGTCGGCCAGGTCTTCGACTGGGCGCCCTCGATGACGTTGACCTCCGGCGCCGCCGCGACTCATCAGGCCATCCTCGGGGACCGGCTGCGGCTGTCCCTGGATGCCGGCCTGGCCTACGCCGTCGTCGGGGCAGGCGCCCCGTTGGCCCATCCGGCGCTGGTGTGTGACGTCGCGATCGGGCAGAGCACGCTGGCCACCCAGCGGGTCAAGGCCAACCTGTTCTACCGCGGACTGACCTTCTACCGCTATCCGGTCATCGGGGACAGCCTGTTCACCCGCACCGAGGTGGTCGGGCTGCGGCAGAACACCGCCAAGCCCGGTCGGGCGCCGACGGGTCTGGCGGCGCTGCGGATGACCACCATCGACCAGGTTGGCCGGCTGGTGCTCGACTTCTACCGCTGCGCGATGTTGCCGCTGAGTCCGGACGCCCCGGATACCGGACATGAGGATGATCTGTCGTTGATCGGCGCCGACTTGCCCGCCGCGCCGCAGCCGACGGCTGACTGGAATGCGGTCGCGTTCCGCGAGCGCGTTCCCGGCCCGCACTTCTACCCCGATATGGTGGGTTCAGTCCTGCGCAGCACCGGCGATGTCGTGAGCTCGGCACCGGAGCTGGCTCGGCTGAGTTTGAATATCGCTGCCACACATCATGATTCGCGGGTGGGTGGTCAGCGGCTGGTGTACGGCGGGCACACGATCGGCTTGGCGCTGGCCCAGGCCAGCCGGTTGCTGCCCAACCTCGCGACGGTGCTGGGCTGGGCGTCGTGCGACCACACCGGTCCGGTGCACGAGGGCGACACGTTGTACAGCGAGCTGCACATCGAGGCCGCCGAGCCGCTGCCCGACGACCGCGGCGGGGTATTGACCTTGCGCTCGGTGGTCTACGCGGTGGCCGACGAGGGCGACGACCGTCCGGTGCTGGACTGGCGGTTCAGCGCTTTACATTTCTAG
- a CDS encoding amidohydrolase family protein — protein sequence MLIHQAHLLDGRIVDIRVSTEIDEVAERLTPRLGEDTFDAAGGTVIPGLHDHHVHLRAAAAARDSVQVGPALVHNRTELADVLAHAPVGEDGWIRAVGYHESAAGPLDRQLLDELTPAVPVRIQHRSGVLWYLNSAGLAAVGLPDHPDGRLRSYDNWSDAVARRDTSLAAISRRLLRYGVTGVTDATPNLGADDIVTLTEEHRHGGLHQRVHWLAPGKRILHDDSLDLDELADWIRATHRENRAVALHCVTAGQLVVTLAALRAAGVHPGDRIEHAAVVPADSLAELADIGVLVVTQPNFVAERGDQYLIDVEPHDQPALWRLASLLDAGVRVALSTDLPFGDADPWASMRAAVHRATKTGAVVNGSECVTPTTALTLFTGHADRPDVPRTIDAGQPGDLCVLSAAPAEVLDALDGELVTATVVAGHLHPVNALSER from the coding sequence ATGTTGATCCACCAGGCGCACCTCCTGGACGGGCGGATAGTCGACATCCGGGTGAGCACCGAGATCGACGAGGTTGCCGAGCGGCTGACCCCGCGCCTTGGTGAGGACACCTTCGACGCTGCGGGCGGCACCGTGATACCGGGCCTGCACGACCACCACGTACATTTGCGGGCGGCTGCAGCTGCACGGGATTCGGTCCAGGTCGGACCGGCGCTGGTCCATAACCGCACCGAGCTCGCCGACGTGCTGGCCCACGCGCCGGTCGGCGAGGACGGCTGGATCCGGGCGGTCGGCTACCACGAATCCGCTGCCGGCCCACTGGACCGGCAGCTGCTCGATGAACTCACTCCCGCTGTGCCGGTGCGCATTCAACACCGCAGCGGCGTGCTGTGGTACCTGAACTCGGCCGGGCTGGCCGCGGTCGGGCTGCCTGATCACCCGGACGGCAGGCTGCGCAGCTATGACAATTGGTCGGATGCGGTCGCGCGCCGTGACACCTCGTTGGCCGCGATCAGCCGCCGGCTTCTCCGATACGGCGTCACCGGTGTCACCGACGCCACCCCGAACCTCGGGGCCGATGACATCGTCACGCTCACCGAGGAACACCGGCATGGTGGTCTGCATCAGCGGGTGCACTGGCTGGCGCCGGGCAAGCGGATATTGCATGACGATTCCCTCGATCTCGACGAACTCGCCGACTGGATCCGCGCAACGCACCGGGAGAACAGAGCTGTCGCCCTGCACTGTGTGACGGCGGGCCAGCTGGTCGTCACGCTGGCCGCGCTGCGGGCAGCGGGCGTTCATCCCGGCGACCGGATCGAGCACGCCGCCGTGGTGCCCGCCGATTCCCTGGCCGAGCTCGCCGACATCGGCGTGCTGGTGGTGACCCAGCCGAACTTCGTTGCCGAACGCGGAGATCAGTACCTGATCGACGTCGAACCGCACGACCAGCCCGCGCTGTGGCGCCTGGCATCCCTGCTCGACGCCGGTGTGCGGGTGGCGCTGTCGACCGACCTGCCGTTCGGCGACGCCGACCCGTGGGCGTCCATGCGCGCCGCGGTGCACCGCGCCACCAAGACCGGCGCGGTGGTGAACGGCAGCGAATGCGTCACGCCCACAACGGCATTGACACTGTTCACCGGGCACGCCGATCGCCCCGACGTGCCGAGGACCATCGACGCCGGCCAGCCCGGCGACCTGTGCGTCCTGAGCGCCGCGCCGGCGGAGGTGCTCGACGCCCTCGACGGCGAACTGGTGACCGCGACCGTTGTCGCGGGCCACCTGCACCCCGTGAACGCGTTGAGTGAGCGTTGA
- a CDS encoding acyl-CoA dehydrogenase family protein, which produces MTDDEVRDEVRRWLADNWDASLDRGQWAQLVFDAGWAVPSWEPQWWGRGLSDPQSRIVAAEFAAVGAPGTGHDRANLFACTLHDLGTDEQKHRLIPPSIRGETKWCLLYSEPGAGSDLAGLRTRAERDGDDWIIDGQKVWTSFAKAADYGLLVARTDWDVPKHNGISFFMFPMRQPGVEVRPIHQITGESEFNEVFISGARVPDANLVGEPGGGWSVLQVALAYERRLMGDLARTSRSARKPQADADSLVEMARRAGKLDDSFIRQEIARVEAYAAVNRWNTQRAKATSDRAEAATLLALGKIAMSRILHKTAKVQTEIAGPESMLSGPDNPVGDAVTFRTLNAYFTSIGGGTDQIQRNIVGERVLGLPKEPEPFRNTAFRELPTSS; this is translated from the coding sequence ATGACCGACGACGAGGTACGCGACGAGGTCCGGCGGTGGCTTGCCGATAATTGGGATGCTTCGCTGGACCGCGGACAGTGGGCGCAGCTGGTGTTCGACGCCGGCTGGGCTGTGCCCAGTTGGGAGCCGCAGTGGTGGGGCCGCGGCCTTTCCGATCCGCAATCGCGCATCGTGGCAGCGGAATTCGCTGCCGTGGGCGCACCCGGTACCGGGCACGACCGTGCGAACCTGTTCGCCTGCACACTGCACGACCTCGGCACCGACGAGCAGAAACACCGGCTGATCCCGCCGTCGATCCGCGGCGAGACCAAGTGGTGTCTGCTGTATTCCGAGCCGGGTGCGGGCTCGGACCTGGCGGGGTTGCGCACTCGCGCCGAGCGGGACGGCGACGACTGGATCATCGACGGCCAGAAGGTGTGGACGTCGTTCGCGAAGGCCGCCGACTACGGTCTCCTGGTGGCGCGCACCGACTGGGATGTGCCCAAGCACAACGGGATCAGCTTCTTCATGTTCCCGATGCGCCAGCCCGGCGTCGAAGTCCGTCCGATCCACCAGATCACCGGTGAGTCGGAGTTCAACGAGGTCTTCATCTCCGGCGCCCGCGTGCCCGACGCAAACCTGGTCGGCGAACCAGGCGGCGGCTGGTCAGTGTTGCAGGTGGCGCTCGCCTACGAGCGGCGACTGATGGGTGACCTCGCGCGCACGTCGCGGTCGGCCCGCAAGCCGCAGGCCGACGCCGACAGCCTGGTCGAGATGGCGCGCCGCGCCGGCAAGCTCGACGACTCGTTCATCCGTCAGGAGATCGCGCGGGTCGAGGCGTATGCGGCGGTGAACCGCTGGAACACTCAGCGCGCCAAAGCCACATCTGATCGCGCCGAGGCCGCGACGCTGCTGGCGCTGGGCAAGATCGCGATGTCGCGGATCCTGCACAAGACGGCGAAGGTGCAGACCGAGATCGCCGGACCGGAGTCGATGTTGAGCGGGCCGGACAATCCGGTCGGGGACGCGGTCACGTTCCGCACGTTGAATGCCTATTTCACGTCGATCGGCGGCGGCACCGATCAGATTCAGCGCAATATCGTCGGCGAGCGTGTGTTGGGCCTGCCGAAAGAGCCGGAGCCCTTCCGCAATACCGCATTCCGGGAGCTGCCGACCAGTTCGTGA
- a CDS encoding enoyl-CoA hydratase/isomerase family protein, protein MRVVDLADPPPIGVTGPPGVVVAVGESSTPEGEFWLDTATFALVESEQEDRRCVVVASVDDAVAELRERCERWPHASAVCDDVLRSVDVTGPALPGVITESLAYSTLQAGPEFARWLDSRGPAAMPDIGDPVLAERDGGTLRIRFNRPQRHNAFSTDARALLLEALTVALLDDTVTEVVLSGAGASFCSGGDLGEFGTFVDPAAAHLARTRHSPALALDELTGRLGRACRAEIHGRVLGSGLEMASFCGWVSCRPDAVLGLPELMLGLIPGAGGTVSIPRRIGRWRTAYLVLSGQTIDPATALTWGLVDEIV, encoded by the coding sequence ATGCGGGTTGTCGATCTCGCAGACCCGCCCCCGATCGGCGTGACCGGTCCGCCGGGCGTCGTCGTGGCGGTCGGGGAGTCATCGACTCCGGAGGGTGAGTTCTGGCTCGACACAGCCACATTCGCTCTTGTCGAGAGTGAGCAGGAAGACCGGCGGTGCGTCGTCGTCGCGTCGGTCGATGATGCGGTGGCCGAACTGAGGGAGCGGTGTGAACGCTGGCCGCATGCCTCTGCGGTCTGTGACGACGTGCTTCGATCCGTCGACGTCACCGGCCCGGCCCTGCCCGGGGTCATCACCGAATCACTGGCGTACTCGACGCTGCAGGCCGGACCTGAATTCGCCCGCTGGCTGGACTCGCGGGGACCGGCCGCCATGCCCGACATCGGTGACCCGGTGCTCGCCGAGCGGGACGGTGGCACCCTGCGAATTCGGTTCAACCGGCCGCAACGGCACAACGCTTTCAGCACCGACGCGCGAGCGCTGCTGCTGGAGGCGCTGACCGTCGCCCTGCTGGACGACACCGTCACCGAGGTGGTGTTGAGCGGCGCCGGTGCATCCTTCTGTAGCGGTGGAGATCTGGGTGAGTTCGGCACCTTCGTCGATCCGGCCGCGGCGCACCTGGCGCGGACCCGGCACAGCCCTGCGCTGGCGCTCGACGAACTGACCGGGCGGCTGGGCCGCGCCTGCCGTGCCGAGATCCACGGCCGCGTGTTGGGCAGCGGTTTGGAGATGGCGTCGTTCTGCGGCTGGGTCAGCTGCCGGCCCGACGCGGTGCTGGGCCTGCCCGAACTGATGCTGGGGCTGATCCCCGGCGCGGGCGGCACCGTGAGCATTCCCCGGCGGATCGGGCGTTGGCGCACAGCCTATTTGGTGCTGTCCGGCCAGACCATCGATCCGGCGACGGCGCTGACGTGGGGCCTGGTCGACGAGATCGTCTAG
- the fadD4 gene encoding fatty-acid--CoA ligase FadD4: protein MQIREHAEANPDKPAVILYPSGKTVTFGEMEARANQLAHLFRRSGLREGDAVAVLIENNEHFHTVLWAARRCGLYYVPINTHLNAAEAAYIIDNSEAKAVIGSVALRETLAGLAAELPNGLPQLRVIIDGQLDGWLSYPECVADQPVTPIDDEIEGDLLQYSSGTTGRPKGIKRELPHLPPTEVPGMMAGLIGFWMTPGAVYISPAPLYHTAPSVWSMQTLAAGITTVVLEKFDAQGCLDAIQTHKVTHGQFVPVMFTRMLKLPADVRDSYDISSLQRVMHAAAPCPVDIKKQMIDWWGPIVDEYYASSEAIGSTLIFAEDWLTHPGSVGKPMMGALHILDEDGNELPPGQAGEIFFEGGLDFEYLNDAEKTAKSRDGHGWKTVGDIGYLDEDGYLYLTDRRHHMIISGGVNIYPQEAENMLVTHPKVMDAAVFGVPDEEMGQSVKGVVQLVDPAEATDEFAEELLAWLRDRLTHYKCPRSISFEAELPRTDTGKLYKQELIAKYSPAPTG, encoded by the coding sequence ATGCAGATCCGTGAGCATGCCGAGGCCAATCCCGACAAGCCGGCCGTCATCCTGTATCCCTCCGGGAAAACCGTCACGTTCGGCGAGATGGAAGCCCGGGCCAACCAGCTCGCGCACCTGTTCCGTCGGTCCGGGCTGCGCGAGGGCGACGCCGTCGCCGTGCTCATCGAGAACAACGAGCATTTCCACACCGTGTTGTGGGCGGCGCGGCGCTGCGGGCTCTACTACGTGCCGATCAACACGCACCTGAACGCGGCCGAAGCCGCGTACATCATTGACAACAGCGAGGCCAAGGCCGTCATCGGCTCGGTCGCGCTGCGCGAAACGCTCGCCGGGCTCGCCGCGGAGTTGCCGAACGGGCTGCCGCAGCTGCGCGTCATCATCGATGGTCAGCTGGACGGCTGGCTGAGCTATCCGGAATGTGTTGCGGATCAACCCGTTACGCCCATCGACGACGAGATCGAGGGCGACCTGCTGCAGTACTCGTCGGGAACAACGGGGCGGCCCAAGGGAATCAAGCGCGAATTGCCGCACCTGCCGCCGACCGAGGTGCCCGGCATGATGGCGGGGCTCATCGGGTTTTGGATGACCCCGGGTGCGGTGTATATCAGCCCCGCCCCGCTGTACCACACCGCACCGTCGGTGTGGTCGATGCAGACGCTGGCGGCCGGTATCACCACGGTGGTGCTGGAGAAGTTCGACGCGCAGGGCTGCCTCGACGCGATCCAGACGCACAAGGTCACGCACGGTCAGTTCGTCCCGGTGATGTTCACCCGGATGCTGAAACTGCCTGCGGACGTGCGTGATTCGTACGATATCTCGAGCCTGCAGCGAGTCATGCATGCCGCCGCGCCCTGTCCGGTGGACATCAAGAAGCAGATGATCGACTGGTGGGGTCCGATTGTCGACGAGTACTACGCCTCCTCCGAGGCCATCGGCTCCACGCTGATCTTCGCCGAGGACTGGCTCACCCATCCCGGGTCGGTCGGCAAGCCGATGATGGGCGCCTTGCACATCCTGGATGAAGACGGCAACGAGCTGCCCCCCGGGCAGGCCGGCGAGATCTTCTTCGAGGGCGGTCTGGACTTCGAGTACCTCAACGATGCCGAGAAGACCGCGAAGTCGCGCGACGGGCACGGCTGGAAGACGGTCGGCGACATCGGTTATCTCGACGAGGACGGTTATCTCTACCTCACCGACCGTAGGCACCACATGATCATCTCCGGTGGGGTGAACATCTACCCGCAAGAGGCCGAGAACATGCTTGTCACGCACCCGAAGGTGATGGACGCCGCGGTCTTCGGTGTGCCGGATGAGGAGATGGGCCAAAGCGTCAAGGGCGTGGTCCAACTGGTCGATCCCGCGGAGGCGACGGACGAATTCGCCGAGGAGCTGTTGGCGTGGCTGCGAGATCGCTTGACGCACTACAAGTGTCCGCGGTCGATCTCGTTTGAGGCCGAGCTGCCCCGGACCGACACCGGCAAGCTGTACAAGCAGGAACTGATCGCCAAGTACTCGCCCGCACCCACCGGCTAA